In Buchnera aphidicola (Sipha maydis), the following proteins share a genomic window:
- the ftsH gene encoding ATP-dependent zinc metalloprotease FtsH yields MVKKIILWSIIAIILTSIFQNFHYNNNYVVNYSNFLSDVQKGKIREVMIDGKEMHVIEKNNNKYSTYLPINDPKLLDHLIQKHVKIIGKKPEEMNFFVSIFISWFPMILLALIWIFFLRQIQLGAGKGAMSFGKSKAKMFKKDEIKITFADVAGCDEAKEEVKELVDYLKEPKKFKKLGGKIPKGLLMIGPPGTGKTLLAKAISGEARVPFFLISGSDFVEMFVGVGASRVRDMFENSRKSSPCIIFIDEIDAVGRKRGTGLGGGNDEREQTLNQILVEMDGFDKNQGVILLAATNRPDVLDPALLRPGRFDRQVFVPLPDIKGREQILNVHIKNISIDKNFNSSIIARGTPGFSGADLANLVNEAALCAIRNKHDFVYMKDFEQAKDKIMMGAERKSMIMTEKEKEYTAYHEAGHVIVGKLVPKHDPVHKATIIPRGRALGVTFFLPKKDHLSIDKQKIESKISTLYGGRLAEEIIYGKDHVSTGASNDIKLATSLARNMVTKWGFSKKLGPLLYQNEEEEFFLGQTTSKISHFSNKTEEIIDREIKSIIDINYKRAKRILKENIDILHAMKDALMKYETINYTQINCLMNRKLLS; encoded by the coding sequence ATAGTAAAAAAAATAATTCTTTGGTCAATTATTGCAATAATATTAACATCTATTTTTCAAAATTTTCACTATAATAATAATTATGTGGTAAATTATTCTAATTTTTTATCTGATGTTCAAAAAGGTAAAATTCGTGAAGTAATGATAGATGGGAAAGAAATGCACGTTATTGAAAAAAATAATAATAAATATTCTACTTATTTACCTATAAATGATCCAAAATTATTGGATCATCTGATACAAAAACATGTTAAAATAATAGGAAAAAAACCTGAAGAAATGAATTTTTTTGTTTCTATATTTATTTCATGGTTTCCAATGATTTTATTAGCTTTAATATGGATATTTTTCTTAAGGCAGATACAGTTAGGAGCTGGAAAGGGAGCAATGTCTTTTGGAAAAAGTAAAGCAAAAATGTTTAAAAAAGATGAAATTAAGATAACTTTTGCAGATGTTGCTGGATGCGATGAGGCAAAAGAAGAAGTAAAGGAATTAGTTGATTATTTGAAAGAACCAAAAAAATTTAAAAAATTAGGAGGAAAAATACCGAAAGGACTTCTAATGATAGGTCCACCTGGAACTGGAAAAACTTTATTAGCTAAGGCTATATCTGGAGAGGCAAGAGTTCCATTTTTTTTAATTTCGGGTTCAGATTTTGTAGAAATGTTTGTAGGTGTTGGTGCATCGCGAGTCCGAGATATGTTTGAAAATTCAAGAAAATCTTCTCCCTGTATAATATTTATTGATGAAATAGATGCTGTTGGAAGAAAGAGAGGGACTGGTTTAGGTGGGGGAAATGATGAAAGAGAGCAAACTTTAAATCAAATATTAGTTGAAATGGACGGTTTTGATAAAAATCAAGGAGTTATTTTACTAGCAGCAACTAATCGTCCTGATGTTTTAGATCCTGCTCTTTTACGTCCAGGAAGATTTGATCGTCAAGTTTTTGTACCTTTACCTGATATTAAAGGACGAGAACAGATTTTAAATGTACATATAAAAAATATTTCTATAGACAAAAATTTTAATTCTAGTATTATTGCGCGTGGTACTCCAGGTTTTTCAGGAGCAGATTTAGCAAATTTAGTTAATGAAGCAGCTCTTTGCGCTATACGTAATAAACATGATTTTGTCTACATGAAAGACTTTGAACAAGCTAAAGATAAAATTATGATGGGTGCAGAACGTAAGTCAATGATCATGACTGAAAAAGAAAAAGAATATACTGCTTATCATGAAGCAGGACATGTGATTGTAGGAAAATTAGTTCCTAAACACGATCCTGTGCATAAAGCTACGATTATTCCTCGCGGAAGAGCTTTAGGAGTGACTTTTTTTCTTCCCAAAAAAGATCATTTAAGTATTGATAAACAGAAAATAGAAAGTAAAATTTCTACATTATATGGAGGTAGATTAGCTGAAGAAATTATTTATGGAAAAGATCATGTTTCTACAGGAGCTTCTAATGATATTAAATTAGCTACAAGTTTAGCAAGAAATATGGTAACTAAATGGGGATTTTCTAAAAAATTAGGACCTTTATTATATCAAAATGAGGAAGAAGAATTTTTTTTAGGACAAACAACGTCTAAAATTTCACATTTTTCTAATAAGACAGAAGAGATTATTGATAGAGAAATTAAATCAATTATTGATATAAATTATAAAAGAGCTAAAAGAATTTTAAAAGAAAACATAGATATTTTACACGCTATGAAAGATGCTTTGATGAAATATGAAACTATTAATTATACACAAATAAATTGTTTAATGAATAGAAAATTACTTTCATAA
- the nusA gene encoding transcription termination factor NusA, translated as MKKDILAVVESVSYEKSIPQDIIFEALEKALSTATKKKYKKDINIKVLINKKNGSFKTYRRWLIVKDVLKPTKEITLEAAKYDNKNLRLNDYIEEKIQSIKFDRITTQTAKQVILQKVREAEQEIILQQLKKKKGKLVTGIVRKINRDFAILDLDDHVQGYLLKEEMLPRENFRLGDRVKSILYSINSEKNGFQILLSRVRSEMLIELLKIEVPEISEGIIEIKGIARDPGSRAKIAVTTHDKRIDPVGACVGMRGARVQAVSNELFGERLDIVLWKKNISKFVINAMAPAEVLNIVIDKNNKFIDIAVDLKNLAKAIGRNGQNVRLASILSRWELNVMTVQKLKIKLKKKKKQAYKIFKKYLGIEEKFLLKFFKENIFSIQGLLSISYKKLLKIFNFNASLCISIRKKAKNSVLLHSIKKDVDDSFCKSKLLHVKGINNNIIVELAKKKIFSLEELANQSIDDLTDIPILNKVQAGQLIMFARNICWFKKN; from the coding sequence ATGAAAAAAGATATTTTAGCAGTTGTAGAATCTGTTTCTTATGAAAAATCTATTCCACAAGATATTATTTTTGAAGCATTAGAAAAAGCTTTATCCACCGCAACTAAAAAAAAATATAAAAAAGATATAAATATTAAAGTTTTAATTAATAAAAAAAATGGAAGTTTTAAAACATATCGTCGTTGGTTGATTGTTAAAGATGTTTTAAAACCAACTAAAGAAATTACTTTAGAAGCTGCGAAATATGATAATAAAAATTTAAGATTAAATGATTATATTGAAGAAAAAATTCAATCTATTAAATTTGATAGAATTACTACACAAACAGCTAAACAAGTTATTTTGCAAAAAGTTCGAGAAGCTGAACAAGAAATTATTCTTCAACAATTAAAAAAAAAAAAAGGAAAACTTGTTACTGGAATAGTGAGGAAAATTAATAGAGATTTTGCAATTCTAGATTTAGATGATCATGTTCAAGGATATTTATTAAAAGAAGAAATGCTTCCAAGAGAAAATTTTAGATTAGGAGATCGAGTTAAAAGTATATTATATTCAATTAATTCTGAAAAAAATGGATTTCAAATACTATTAAGCCGCGTTCGTTCTGAAATGCTCATAGAATTATTAAAAATTGAAGTTCCTGAAATTAGTGAGGGGATTATTGAAATTAAAGGTATTGCCAGAGATCCTGGTTCTAGAGCAAAAATTGCTGTAACAACGCATGATAAAAGAATTGATCCTGTAGGAGCATGTGTAGGAATGAGAGGTGCACGGGTGCAAGCAGTATCAAACGAACTTTTTGGAGAAAGATTAGATATTGTTTTATGGAAGAAAAATATTTCTAAATTTGTTATTAATGCAATGGCTCCTGCTGAAGTTTTAAATATTGTTATTGATAAAAATAATAAGTTTATAGATATCGCGGTAGATTTAAAAAACCTAGCAAAAGCTATTGGAAGAAATGGTCAAAATGTAAGATTAGCATCTATTTTGAGTAGATGGGAACTCAATGTTATGACTGTTCAAAAATTAAAGATAAAATTAAAAAAAAAAAAAAAACAAGCTTATAAAATATTTAAAAAATATTTAGGAATAGAAGAAAAATTTTTATTGAAATTTTTTAAAGAAAATATTTTTTCTATACAAGGATTATTATCTATATCATATAAAAAACTTTTAAAAATTTTTAATTTTAATGCAAGTTTATGTATTTCTATTAGGAAAAAAGCTAAAAATTCTGTTTTATTACATTCTATTAAAAAAGATGTCGATGATAGTTTTTGCAAAAGTAAATTATTACATGTAAAGGGAATTAATAATAATATTATTGTAGAATTAGCTAAAAAAAAAATTTTTAGTTTAGAAGAATTAGCTAATCAAAGTATTGATGATTTAACAGATATTCCAATATTGAATAAAGTACAAGCTGGTCAATTAATTATGTTTGCTAGAAATATTTGTTGGTTTAAAAAAAATTGA
- the infB gene encoding translation initiation factor IF-2 encodes MRKNDFKEKKNVRILNKKKNILSKNSHYKDKNNIKTSSILKNSPIDHSSKKRFFAKKNKLENNSYKKNFSQKKNTSKNIKNSSIVKKKNHRFVSPRSKTKNFSFFKTKNKKKNNYLKNSIQTKFLKQKFIKPKNNFSKKIILSHQIRVFELANKMGLKSHFLIKKIFNSGISLTKNQLLDLDLAQLIVEEMGFSVQIKNKYELEQSLMKSQNVQNQKKILRPPIITIMGHVDHGKTSLLDCIRKTSTVSSEAGGITQSIGAYHITINGKKVTFLDTPGHAAFTSMRARGAQITDIIVLIIAADDGIMPQTIEAIKHAQLSEVPIIVAINKIDKNKINIEKIKNELMKYNILSEDLGGENLFVSISVKLKKGINKLLKSIFLQAELLDLSVFAKGTATGIVIESYLDKGKGPVSNILIKEGELKIGDIVLCGLEYGRIKSIRNENKEVILRVGPSIPVEILGLSGLPVSGEILKVVNSEKQAKEVSLYRKEKNKLRKFSKQKKINLENLFEDINKNKITTLNIILKTNSKGSLEAISHSLREISHEEVQVHLIHSSVGGINENDASLASSSNAIIIGFNVRADLSAKKIIEKEDLDLRYYSVIYTLINEVKSSIYGMLSPKYKNKIVGLAEVRSVFQSPKFGLIAGCMVTDGIIERKDPIRILRNNIVIYEGELESIRRFKEDVKKVRRGIECGIGIKNYNDIRVNDIIEVYKIEKIKRN; translated from the coding sequence ATGAGAAAAAATGATTTTAAAGAAAAAAAAAATGTTCGTATTTTGAATAAAAAAAAAAATATTTTAAGTAAAAATTCGCATTATAAAGATAAAAATAATATTAAAACATCATCTATTTTAAAAAATTCTCCTATTGATCATTCTTCAAAGAAAAGATTTTTTGCTAAAAAAAATAAATTAGAAAATAATTCTTATAAAAAAAATTTTTCTCAGAAGAAGAACACTTCTAAAAATATAAAAAATTCTAGTATTGTCAAGAAAAAAAATCATCGTTTTGTATCTCCAAGAAGTAAAACTAAAAATTTTTCATTTTTTAAAACAAAAAATAAAAAAAAAAATAATTATTTAAAGAACAGTATTCAAACAAAATTTTTAAAACAAAAATTTATTAAACCAAAAAATAATTTTTCTAAAAAAATTATCCTTTCTCATCAAATTAGAGTATTTGAATTAGCAAATAAAATGGGTTTAAAAAGTCATTTTTTAATAAAAAAAATTTTTAATTCAGGAATTTCTTTAACGAAAAATCAATTACTAGATTTAGATTTAGCTCAATTAATTGTTGAAGAAATGGGTTTTTCAGTACAGATTAAAAATAAATATGAATTAGAACAATCTTTAATGAAAAGTCAAAATGTTCAAAATCAAAAAAAAATTTTACGACCTCCGATTATTACTATTATGGGTCATGTAGATCATGGAAAAACTTCTCTTTTAGATTGTATTAGAAAAACTTCTACCGTTTCTTCTGAAGCAGGAGGTATTACTCAAAGTATTGGAGCTTATCATATTACAATAAATGGAAAAAAAGTTACTTTTTTAGATACTCCAGGTCATGCAGCATTTACTTCTATGAGAGCAAGAGGAGCGCAAATAACAGATATTATTGTATTAATTATTGCAGCAGATGATGGAATTATGCCTCAAACAATAGAAGCAATTAAACATGCACAATTATCTGAAGTTCCTATTATTGTTGCAATTAATAAAATTGATAAAAATAAAATTAACATAGAAAAAATTAAAAATGAATTAATGAAATATAATATTCTTTCTGAAGATTTAGGAGGAGAGAATCTTTTTGTAAGTATTTCTGTTAAGTTGAAAAAAGGAATAAACAAGTTATTAAAAAGTATTTTTTTACAAGCTGAATTATTAGATTTATCTGTTTTTGCAAAGGGAACAGCAACTGGTATTGTAATAGAATCTTATTTAGATAAAGGAAAAGGTCCTGTTTCGAATATTTTAATCAAAGAAGGTGAATTAAAAATTGGAGATATTGTTTTATGTGGTTTAGAATATGGAAGAATAAAATCTATTAGAAATGAAAATAAAGAAGTTATCTTACGTGTTGGTCCATCTATTCCAGTGGAAATTTTAGGTTTATCTGGATTACCTGTTTCTGGTGAAATTTTAAAGGTTGTCAATAGTGAAAAACAAGCTAAAGAGGTTTCTTTATATAGGAAAGAAAAAAATAAATTAAGAAAATTTTCCAAACAAAAAAAAATTAATCTTGAAAACTTATTTGAAGATATTAATAAAAATAAAATAACTACATTAAATATTATTTTAAAAACAAATTCAAAGGGTTCTTTAGAAGCAATATCTCATTCTCTTCGAGAAATATCACATGAAGAAGTTCAAGTGCATTTAATTCATTCTTCTGTCGGAGGAATTAATGAAAATGATGCATCTTTAGCTAGTTCTTCAAATGCAATAATTATTGGATTTAATGTTAGAGCAGATCTTTCAGCGAAAAAGATTATTGAAAAAGAAGATTTAGATTTAAGGTATTATTCTGTAATATATACTTTAATTAATGAAGTGAAATCTTCCATTTATGGAATGTTATCTCCAAAATACAAAAATAAGATAGTAGGTTTAGCTGAAGTTAGAAGTGTTTTTCAATCTCCAAAATTTGGATTAATTGCAGGATGCATGGTAACTGACGGTATTATTGAAAGAAAAGATCCAATTAGAATTTTAAGAAATAATATAGTGATATATGAAGGTGAATTAGAGTCTATTAGACGTTTTAAAGAAGATGTGAAAAAAGTTCGTCGTGGTATTGAATGCGGTATTGGGATAAAGAACTATAACGATATTCGCGTTAATGATATAATAGAAGTATATAAAATAGAAAAAATAAAAAGAAATTAA
- the truB gene encoding tRNA pseudouridine(55) synthase TruB, which produces MFFNKMRNVHGIFLLDKPTGISSNQALQLTKKFFYIKKAGHTGSLDPLATGLLPICFGEATKFSKYLIQANKKYRVIAKLGENTSTADSDGFVEKICKINFDSDFYESVLDNFRGEIVQVPPIYSAIKYKGQPLYKYARKGISVPIKSRVINVYQLNNIYRKEKIIELEILCSSGTYIRSIIRDLGKLLKCGAHVIFLRRIQISSYSINQSITFDQLNFLQQKYKKDFLHKLKNLIIPIHSMLSTFQKVFLSKDEHLRIKNGQSIKLFKNLKSCLVCMMNKKGVFFGLGKIKKNKYLFPYRLMNFHTSK; this is translated from the coding sequence ATGTTTTTTAATAAAATGAGAAATGTTCATGGGATTTTTTTATTAGATAAGCCTACTGGAATTTCTTCAAATCAAGCTTTACAATTAACAAAAAAATTTTTTTATATTAAGAAAGCAGGTCATACCGGATCTTTAGATCCATTAGCTACTGGTCTTCTTCCAATTTGTTTTGGAGAAGCAACAAAATTTTCAAAATATCTTATACAAGCAAATAAAAAGTATCGTGTTATTGCTAAATTAGGTGAAAATACTTCGACTGCAGATTCTGATGGATTTGTAGAAAAAATTTGTAAAATTAATTTTGATTCTGATTTTTATGAATCTGTATTGGATAATTTTCGTGGAGAAATAGTTCAAGTTCCACCTATTTATTCTGCTATAAAATACAAAGGACAGCCATTATATAAATATGCTAGAAAGGGTATATCTGTTCCTATAAAAAGTAGAGTAATTAATGTTTATCAGTTAAATAATATATATCGTAAAGAAAAAATTATTGAACTAGAGATTTTGTGTTCTTCTGGAACATATATTCGTTCTATAATAAGAGATTTAGGAAAATTATTAAAATGTGGTGCTCATGTAATATTTTTAAGACGTATCCAAATTTCTTCTTATTCAATCAATCAATCTATTACTTTTGATCAATTAAATTTTTTACAACAAAAATACAAGAAAGATTTTTTACATAAATTGAAAAATTTAATTATCCCTATTCATTCTATGTTATCTACTTTTCAAAAAGTATTTTTATCGAAAGATGAACACTTGCGTATAAAAAATGGTCAATCAATAAAATTATTTAAAAATTTAAAATCTTGTTTAGTATGTATGATGAACAAAAAAGGAGTTTTTTTTGGTTTAGGAAAAATTAAAAAAAATAAATATTTATTTCCTTATCGATTAATGAATTTTCATACATCGAAATAA
- the greA gene encoding transcription elongation factor GreA: MNVKVFMTINGEKKLRKELNELKLIKRPKIISAIKKARAYGDLKENAEYHAAREEQSFCEGRIREISFKLLNAYVIDTKNIHNKEKVFFGAKVTISNIKSKKNYTYQIVGDDESNLKKKKISINSPMAQGLLGKKKDELAKIHTPTGCVKYQVKKIEYI, translated from the coding sequence ATGAATGTAAAAGTTTTTATGACAATAAATGGTGAAAAAAAACTGCGAAAAGAATTAAATGAATTAAAATTAATTAAACGTCCTAAAATTATTTCTGCAATTAAAAAAGCTCGAGCTTATGGAGATTTAAAAGAAAATGCTGAATATCATGCAGCCAGAGAAGAACAAAGTTTCTGTGAAGGAAGAATACGTGAAATCTCGTTTAAATTGTTAAATGCTTATGTAATCGATACAAAAAATATTCATAATAAAGAAAAAGTTTTTTTTGGCGCAAAAGTAACTATTTCAAATATAAAATCTAAAAAAAATTATACTTATCAAATTGTAGGTGATGATGAATCTAATTTAAAAAAAAAAAAAATTTCTATCAATTCTCCAATGGCGCAAGGATTACTTGGAAAAAAAAAAGATGAGTTAGCAAAAATACATACTCCTACTGGTTGTGTTAAATATCAAGTAAAAAAAATAGAGTATATATAA
- a CDS encoding RlmE family RNA methyltransferase — protein MTKKKNPSSKFWLRNYFQDIYVRKAHEKNFRSRAWFKIDEINKKFNVFRNCNTILDIGSSPGSWSEYAVNQVGCNKNIIACDISFMKPIAGVKFIQGDVENYKTYLSIVDNLKNKKVDLLMSDLSPKTTGHVLIDVHKSIYLSKIALNLSQKLLSKKGFFITKVFQGGDSDLYFQCIKKNFFQVKVYKPCASRSQSREIFFIAKNIKNNIIM, from the coding sequence ATGACTAAAAAAAAAAATCCTAGCTCTAAATTTTGGTTAAGAAATTATTTTCAAGATATTTATGTGAGAAAAGCACATGAAAAAAATTTTCGTTCAAGGGCTTGGTTTAAAATTGATGAAATTAATAAAAAATTTAATGTTTTTCGAAACTGTAATACTATTTTAGATATAGGATCCTCTCCAGGAAGTTGGTCAGAATACGCTGTTAATCAAGTTGGCTGTAATAAGAATATTATTGCATGTGATATTTCTTTTATGAAGCCAATTGCAGGAGTTAAATTTATTCAAGGAGATGTAGAAAATTACAAGACATATTTGTCTATTGTGGATAATTTAAAGAATAAAAAAGTAGATTTACTCATGTCTGATCTATCTCCAAAAACTACTGGTCATGTTTTAATTGACGTACATAAATCTATTTATTTAAGTAAAATTGCCTTAAATTTATCTCAAAAACTTTTATCTAAAAAAGGATTTTTTATTACAAAGGTTTTTCAAGGAGGTGATTCTGATTTATATTTTCAATGTATAAAAAAAAATTTTTTTCAAGTAAAAGTTTATAAACCATGCGCTTCTAGGTCACAATCTCGTGAAATTTTCTTTATAGCAAAAAATATAAAAAATAATATAATAATGTGA
- the rbfA gene encoding 30S ribosome-binding factor RbfA — MDDKVYKNFHRLQRISEEIKKAIACIIQKYINDPRINRFSTISDIILSKDYTYAKVFISCHKKNHSFTIFSLKILNNASNYIRFLLSKRLNLRVVPKIKFFYDSSFIDGEKISNLLKCSKK, encoded by the coding sequence ATGGATGATAAAGTGTATAAAAATTTTCATAGATTACAGAGAATTTCTGAAGAAATTAAAAAAGCGATTGCATGTATTATTCAAAAATATATTAATGATCCTCGTATTAATCGTTTCTCTACTATTTCTGATATAATTCTTTCTAAAGATTATACATATGCTAAAGTTTTTATTTCCTGTCATAAAAAAAATCATTCTTTTACAATTTTTTCTTTAAAAATTTTGAATAATGCATCTAATTATATAAGATTTTTATTAAGTAAAAGATTGAATTTAAGAGTTGTTCCAAAAATAAAATTTTTTTATGATTCTTCTTTTATTGATGGTGAAAAAATTTCTAATTTATTAAAATGTTCAAAAAAATAA
- the secG gene encoding preprotein translocase subunit SecG: MRIFFFLVYACFSITFIILILLQKSQGSTNVGINNVTKNLFNVATKSEFLNHLTIICAGIFLILSIFQCSVNNYLLGIE, from the coding sequence GTGAGAATCTTTTTTTTTTTAGTTTATGCGTGTTTTTCAATAACGTTTATTATTTTAATTTTATTGCAAAAAAGTCAAGGTTCTACAAATGTTGGAATAAATAACGTAACAAAAAATTTATTTAATGTGGCAACAAAAAGTGAATTTTTAAATCACTTGACAATCATATGTGCTGGTATTTTTTTAATATTAAGTATATTTCAATGTAGTGTTAATAATTACCTGTTAGGAATAGAATAA